From one Halosimplex rubrum genomic stretch:
- a CDS encoding MarR family transcriptional regulator, whose translation MPIRIDDGDGAPPVKPGTNAHELLSVLLEHPDMGFSPKELADLMEVPHSSVHKTLSRLADDGLVRKVDSHWAVADDVAASRIANAVSLREIETEYGDGAYGEDDGWAAEVPDLGENA comes from the coding sequence ATGCCGATTAGGATAGACGACGGGGACGGAGCTCCGCCCGTCAAGCCCGGGACGAACGCTCACGAACTGCTGTCGGTGCTACTGGAACATCCGGACATGGGATTCAGCCCGAAGGAGCTGGCGGACCTCATGGAGGTCCCCCATTCGAGCGTCCACAAGACCCTCTCGCGCCTGGCTGACGACGGACTCGTCCGCAAGGTCGATTCCCACTGGGCGGTCGCCGACGATGTCGCGGCTTCGCGGATAGCGAACGCGGTGAGTCTCCGAGAGATCGAGACGGAGTACGGCGACGGCGCGTACGGCGAAGACGACGGGTGGGCCGCCGAGGTACCCGACCTCGGGGAAAACGCGTAG